The Campylobacterota bacterium genome includes a window with the following:
- a CDS encoding primosomal protein N' encodes MHFYRIALLGSPLEPLTYSHDAPLDIGEVVGVTLSGRSMQGAVIEAVPKPAFETLGISAGEGGIFGEAQLRTASFMAEYYGCSLGEALNLFVPYAVRDTVEEADEPPFHSPVTITLSSKQGEALEFIRRHSVSLLFGDTGAGKSEIYMKRMDEVLSLRKRCLLLLPEISLTPQMEKRFRNHFGEGVVLWHSKMTPKQKKEALEKIRNGLARIIAGPRSALFLPIRDLGLIVVDEEHDESYKSSSRPRYNARDMAVYIGKTLSIPVVLGSATPSLSSYAKFPAFRLRGGYFGSRRRFVFEPSIEALSPAIDEAVRENFREGHQGIIFIPTRANFKYLVCGTCGYRVECPFCSVGMSLHKNARALKCHYCGYSEMIPSVCPKCQSGTLETSRLGTAEAAEHFAALETELRVAQFDRDKITTQNKLVKTLKAFNNREIDLLVGTQMLSKGHDYHDIALAVVMGIDNLLAQADYRARERALSLLIQIAGRSGRKGEATVYVQSFNEHFFRRYLDDYELFLQEELSAREGRYPPTKKLARLLYADKNGLKAKTQMEQALRILEGIGTVEIIGYGPSAIEKIGNKYRFQILVRSDKSTELIRALKYVKSPLCEIDMDPIEFT; translated from the coding sequence GTGCATTTTTACCGCATCGCCCTGCTGGGCTCCCCGCTTGAGCCGCTGACCTACTCTCACGATGCTCCGCTCGACATCGGCGAAGTGGTCGGCGTCACCCTCTCGGGACGATCCATGCAGGGGGCGGTGATCGAGGCGGTGCCGAAGCCGGCGTTTGAAACCCTCGGCATCAGTGCCGGCGAAGGGGGAATCTTCGGCGAAGCACAGTTGCGGACGGCCTCTTTTATGGCCGAGTACTACGGGTGTTCGCTGGGCGAAGCACTCAACCTGTTCGTCCCCTACGCGGTCCGGGATACGGTAGAAGAAGCGGACGAACCGCCTTTCCATTCCCCGGTGACGATCACCCTCTCTTCCAAGCAGGGCGAAGCGCTCGAGTTTATCCGGCGTCATAGCGTGTCGCTTCTTTTCGGGGATACGGGTGCGGGCAAAAGCGAGATTTACATGAAGCGGATGGATGAGGTGCTCTCCCTGCGGAAACGGTGTCTCCTGCTGCTGCCCGAAATCTCCCTTACCCCCCAGATGGAAAAGCGTTTTCGGAACCATTTCGGCGAGGGGGTCGTATTGTGGCATTCGAAAATGACCCCCAAACAGAAAAAAGAGGCGCTGGAAAAGATCCGGAACGGATTGGCCCGCATCATCGCGGGGCCGAGGTCGGCCCTCTTCCTCCCGATCCGTGATCTGGGGCTGATCGTCGTCGACGAAGAGCATGACGAGAGTTACAAATCCTCGTCCCGCCCCCGTTACAACGCCCGGGATATGGCGGTTTACATCGGCAAAACATTGTCGATCCCCGTCGTGCTCGGGAGTGCCACGCCGAGTTTGTCGAGTTATGCGAAATTTCCCGCTTTCCGTTTGCGCGGCGGGTATTTCGGTTCGCGGCGGCGGTTCGTATTCGAGCCCTCCATCGAGGCGCTGAGCCCCGCGATCGACGAGGCGGTGCGTGAAAATTTCCGTGAGGGGCATCAGGGGATCATTTTTATTCCGACGCGAGCCAATTTCAAATACCTCGTGTGCGGCACGTGCGGCTACAGGGTCGAGTGTCCGTTTTGCAGCGTCGGCATGAGTCTGCACAAAAATGCCCGTGCCCTCAAATGCCATTACTGCGGTTACAGCGAGATGATCCCCTCGGTGTGCCCCAAATGCCAAAGCGGCACCCTCGAAACCTCGCGTCTGGGGACCGCCGAGGCGGCGGAGCATTTCGCCGCCCTGGAAACGGAACTGCGGGTTGCGCAGTTCGACCGGGACAAAATAACGACCCAGAACAAACTGGTCAAGACCCTCAAAGCGTTCAATAACCGTGAAATCGACCTGCTCGTCGGGACCCAGATGCTCTCGAAAGGGCACGATTACCACGATATTGCCCTTGCCGTCGTGATGGGGATCGACAATCTTCTCGCGCAGGCCGACTACCGTGCCCGCGAGAGGGCTCTTTCGCTGCTCATACAGATCGCGGGACGCAGCGGCCGAAAAGGGGAGGCGACGGTTTATGTCCAGAGTTTCAACGAACATTTTTTCCGCCGTTACCTGGACGATTACGAACTCTTTTTGCAAGAAGAACTCAGCGCGCGCGAAGGGCGTTATCCCCCGACCAAAAAACTGGCCCGGCTGCTGTATGCGGACAAGAACGGCCTCAAGGCGAAGACGCAGATGGAGCAGGCGCTGAGAATTCTTGAGGGGATCGGAACGGTCGAGATAATCGGCTATGGTCCCTCGGCGATCGAGAAGATCGGGAACAAATACCGTTTCCAGATTTTGGTGCGCAGCGACAAAAGCACCGAGCTTATCCGCGCACTCAAATACGTCAAATCGCCGTTGTGCGAGATCGATATGGATCCGATTGAGTTTACGTAA
- a CDS encoding histidinol-phosphatase yields the protein MKVDLHNHTVLCNHATGSVNEYVETAIACGTEYFGFSDHAPMHYDPEYRMRFEEMDLYEAWIREAQQRYGGRITVLAGYEVDYLPGYMDDRVLERPCDYLIGSVHFIDDWGFDNPEFIGRYEGMDLDTVYRRYFGLIEAMAKSGRFDIVGHLDLLKVFKFLPQTDIRLLAKEALKAIKKADMAVEINVAGWRKPINESYPSPSLLAEIAELDIPITFGSDAHRPDQVGLYSDEVEAVARRFGYTKCALYRGRDRELINF from the coding sequence ATGAAAGTCGATCTTCACAACCATACGGTTTTGTGCAATCATGCAACGGGAAGCGTGAACGAATACGTCGAGACGGCGATTGCGTGCGGAACCGAATATTTCGGTTTTTCCGACCATGCGCCGATGCATTACGATCCCGAGTACCGGATGCGTTTTGAAGAGATGGATCTCTACGAAGCGTGGATCCGCGAAGCCCAGCAGCGATACGGCGGGCGCATTACCGTTTTGGCGGGATACGAAGTCGATTATTTGCCGGGGTATATGGACGATCGGGTACTGGAACGCCCGTGCGATTACCTGATCGGCAGCGTCCATTTTATCGACGACTGGGGCTTTGACAACCCCGAATTCATCGGCCGTTACGAAGGGATGGACCTGGATACGGTCTATCGCCGCTATTTCGGCCTGATCGAAGCGATGGCAAAGAGCGGCCGTTTCGACATTGTCGGACATCTTGATTTGCTCAAGGTCTTCAAGTTTCTTCCCCAAACCGACATACGGCTGTTGGCCAAAGAGGCGCTCAAAGCGATCAAAAAAGCCGATATGGCGGTCGAAATCAACGTCGCGGGATGGCGGAAGCCGATCAACGAATCGTATCCTTCTCCTTCGCTGCTGGCCGAAATCGCCGAACTCGATATTCCGATCACGTTCGGTTCGGATGCCCACCGCCCCGACCAGGTCGGCCTCTACAGCGACGAGGTTGAAGCGGTCGCCCGAAGATTCGGGTACACAAAATGCGCACTATACCGGGGGCGTGATCGAGAATTGATTAATTTTTAA
- the ispG gene encoding flavodoxin-dependent (E)-4-hydroxy-3-methylbut-2-enyl-diphosphate synthase, producing the protein MIKRYPTKQIFVGNVAVGGDAPISVQSMTYSRTADVAATVEQINRLHFAGCDIVRVAVPDEEDALALKAIKEQIALPLVADIHFNYKLALIAAESVDCIRINPGNIGEKNRVREVVKACQERNIPIRIGVNAGSLEKEFEQRYGQSAEGMVASAEYNIKFLEDLGFTDIKVSLKASDVQRTVEAYRLLRPKNNYPFHLGVTEAGTVFHATIKSAIGLGTLLLEGIGDTMRVSITGELEEEIKVGRAILKDSGVAKEGPNIISCPTCGRIEADLVSAVSVIEAKVKHIKKPLDLSVMGCVVNAIGEAKHADVAIAYGKGSGLVMVKGEVVARLDEDKLVDRFVEEVEKMAKEEE; encoded by the coding sequence ATGATAAAACGCTATCCAACCAAACAGATATTTGTCGGAAACGTCGCAGTAGGCGGAGATGCGCCGATATCGGTGCAGTCGATGACCTATTCGCGCACGGCGGATGTCGCCGCCACGGTCGAGCAAATCAACCGTCTCCATTTCGCGGGATGCGACATCGTCCGGGTAGCCGTTCCGGATGAAGAGGACGCCCTGGCCCTCAAAGCGATCAAGGAGCAGATCGCCCTCCCCCTCGTCGCCGATATCCATTTCAATTACAAGCTCGCCCTCATCGCCGCCGAAAGCGTCGATTGTATCCGGATCAACCCCGGAAACATCGGGGAGAAAAATCGGGTCCGTGAAGTGGTCAAAGCGTGTCAGGAACGGAACATTCCAATCCGGATCGGGGTCAACGCGGGGAGCCTGGAAAAAGAGTTCGAACAGCGTTACGGGCAGAGCGCGGAGGGGATGGTCGCCTCGGCCGAATACAACATCAAATTTCTTGAAGATCTCGGTTTTACCGACATCAAGGTCTCCCTCAAGGCCAGCGATGTTCAGCGCACCGTTGAAGCATACCGGCTGCTGCGCCCGAAAAACAACTATCCGTTCCATCTGGGGGTAACCGAAGCCGGGACCGTCTTTCATGCCACGATCAAAAGCGCAATCGGGCTGGGGACGCTGCTGCTGGAGGGGATCGGCGATACGATGCGCGTCTCGATTACAGGGGAACTCGAAGAGGAGATCAAGGTAGGCCGTGCCATCCTTAAAGACAGCGGGGTCGCCAAAGAGGGTCCCAATATCATCTCCTGCCCGACCTGCGGGAGGATTGAAGCCGATCTGGTGAGTGCGGTCAGCGTCATCGAAGCAAAAGTCAAACACATCAAAAAACCGCTCGATCTTTCGGTCATGGGGTGTGTCGTCAACGCGATCGGCGAAGCGAAACATGCCGATGTCGCCATCGCGTACGGCAAGGGATCGGGTCTTGTAATGGTCAAGGGCGAAGTGGTCGCCCGTCTCGACGAGGACAAGCTTGTTGACCGGTTTGTGGAAGAGGTGGAAAAAATGGCGAAGGAAGAGGAATAA
- the pckA gene encoding phosphoenolpyruvate carboxykinase (ATP): protein MISAEIETLGIKNTGKIFHNLSYDELIEHELANGECHLASNGATMVDTGIFTGRSPKDKYFVDRDPSNRYIAWGDVNKKVDKAVFDELLVVAREQLSNKDLYVTDVFCGSSLSSKRSVRFVSEIAWQSHFVKNMFIRPTEKELEGFSPDFTVLNACKAVNEKWKNHGLNSEVFVLFSVEDNLCIIGGTWYGGEMKKGIFSMMNYWLPLEGKLPMHCSANVGPEGDTCLFFGLSGTGKTTLSTDPKRALIGDDEHGWDEEGIFNFEGGCYAKVINLDPASEPEIYQAIRRNALLENVVFDEDGNVHYHDGSKTENTRVSYPIEHIENHQPSLKAPHPKNIIFLSADAFGVLPPVSKLTKEQAMYYFLSGYTAKVAGTERGITEPVATFSSCFGEAFLPLHPTVYAKLLGEKIDRYSVNVYLVNTGWTGGGYGVGKRMSIKDTRACINAILDGSIRESEFDKTNTFGFYIPKTLGDIDPVILNPRNAWADKDAYLVQRDKLAAMFIENFKKYIGNADSNFDYSAAGPQLP from the coding sequence ATGATTTCCGCAGAAATTGAGACGTTAGGCATAAAAAATACCGGAAAAATTTTCCACAACCTCAGTTACGACGAATTGATCGAACACGAACTCGCAAACGGTGAATGTCACCTCGCCAGCAACGGCGCCACGATGGTCGACACCGGTATCTTTACCGGTCGAAGCCCCAAGGACAAATATTTTGTCGACCGCGATCCTTCGAACCGATACATCGCGTGGGGCGACGTCAACAAAAAAGTTGACAAAGCCGTTTTCGACGAGCTGCTGGTAGTGGCCCGCGAACAGCTCTCCAACAAAGACCTCTACGTCACCGACGTTTTCTGCGGCTCGAGCCTTTCGAGCAAACGCTCCGTCCGTTTTGTCTCCGAAATCGCATGGCAGTCCCATTTTGTCAAAAACATGTTTATCCGTCCCACCGAGAAAGAACTCGAAGGGTTCTCGCCCGATTTCACCGTCCTCAACGCATGTAAAGCGGTCAATGAAAAGTGGAAAAACCACGGGCTCAATTCCGAAGTATTCGTCCTCTTCAGCGTCGAAGACAACCTCTGCATCATCGGTGGAACGTGGTACGGCGGCGAAATGAAAAAAGGGATCTTCTCGATGATGAACTACTGGCTTCCCCTCGAAGGGAAGCTCCCGATGCACTGTTCGGCCAACGTCGGGCCCGAAGGTGACACCTGCTTGTTCTTCGGCCTCAGCGGCACCGGTAAAACCACCCTCTCGACCGACCCGAAACGGGCGTTGATCGGGGACGACGAGCACGGATGGGACGAAGAGGGGATCTTCAACTTCGAAGGGGGATGTTACGCCAAAGTCATCAACCTCGATCCCGCCAGCGAGCCTGAAATCTATCAGGCAATCCGCCGTAACGCGCTCCTCGAAAACGTCGTATTCGACGAAGACGGAAACGTCCACTACCACGACGGTTCAAAAACGGAAAACACCCGTGTTTCGTATCCGATCGAGCACATCGAAAACCATCAGCCTTCCCTCAAAGCGCCTCATCCCAAAAACATCATTTTCCTCTCCGCCGACGCATTCGGCGTATTGCCCCCGGTCAGCAAACTGACCAAAGAGCAGGCTATGTACTACTTCCTCAGCGGCTATACGGCCAAAGTTGCCGGAACCGAACGGGGCATTACCGAGCCGGTCGCAACGTTCAGCTCGTGCTTCGGGGAAGCGTTCCTTCCTCTGCATCCGACCGTCTATGCGAAACTGCTCGGTGAGAAGATCGACCGCTACAGCGTCAATGTCTACCTCGTCAACACCGGATGGACCGGAGGCGGTTACGGCGTCGGAAAACGGATGAGCATCAAAGATACCCGCGCGTGCATCAACGCCATCCTCGACGGATCGATCCGCGAAAGCGAATTCGACAAGACCAACACGTTCGGTTTTTACATCCCCAAAACCCTGGGAGACATCGATCCGGTGATCCTCAACCCGCGCAACGCGTGGGCGGATAAAGACGCTTACCTCGTACAGCGCGACAAACTTGCCGCCATGTTCATCGAAAACTTCAAAAAATATATCGGAAATGCCGACAGCAATTTCGACTACTCCGCAGCCGGCCCGCAGCTTCCCTAA
- a CDS encoding DUF3972 domain-containing protein, which yields MQGHWMSIDEYARLAQMDRSEVETLIVRGKLTTLVEDGKVLIDATQGMAGIVPSTLHELSASEADVTMGANFVEKTIGTIINLHEKVLVAKEETIESIKNENEFLKEALASLQELYEEDRKTIETLTEQLRLSQQEVEFMRRKYKLMWGKVIDEYGTEKA from the coding sequence ATGCAGGGACATTGGATGAGTATCGACGAATACGCGCGGCTGGCGCAAATGGACCGAAGCGAGGTTGAGACGCTGATCGTTCGCGGAAAGCTCACCACCCTCGTCGAAGACGGAAAGGTACTCATCGACGCGACACAGGGGATGGCGGGAATCGTCCCCTCAACCCTGCATGAGCTCAGCGCGTCCGAAGCCGACGTTACGATGGGGGCCAATTTCGTCGAAAAGACGATCGGGACCATCATCAACCTCCACGAAAAAGTCCTCGTTGCCAAAGAAGAGACGATCGAATCGATCAAGAACGAAAACGAATTTCTCAAAGAGGCCCTCGCGTCACTTCAGGAGCTCTACGAAGAAGACCGCAAAACGATCGAAACCCTCACCGAGCAGCTCCGCCTCTCCCAGCAGGAGGTCGAGTTCATGCGCCGCAAATACAAACTGATGTGGGGTAAAGTGATCGACGAGTACGGCACGGAAAAAGCGTGA
- a CDS encoding peptidase U32 family protein yields MNKVELLSPAGNLEKLKIAIDYGADAVYGGVSHFSLRIRSGKEFDMESFKEGIDYAHARGKKVYVTINGFPFNSQLKLLKEHISQMASLEPDAFIVATPGVLKLAHQIAPHIPLHLSTQANVMNVLDAQVYYDMGARRIIAAREISLKDLQQIKAELPDLEIEVFVHGSMCFAYSGRCLISTLQSGRVPNRGSCANDCRFPYEMYAANPETGTLFKLVEDEGVGTYIMNSKDLNLASHIKEILDAGCVDSLKIEGRTKAPYYAAITAKVYRRAIDDYYAGQFDGETYQRELNTMQNRGFTDAYLINRPFEKHDTQNLDFTMMMGTHQVSGLVDESGEFFECKYKTFPGDAMELVFPEGSPVEAVENDIGRIWEEEGGWKISFKQLLAESGKVWDQVHSGNLNRFVLPAKLPPFTFFRIPATEEMGVITKC; encoded by the coding sequence TTGAACAAAGTCGAACTCCTCTCTCCCGCGGGCAATCTCGAAAAGCTCAAAATCGCCATTGATTACGGTGCCGATGCCGTGTACGGCGGCGTGAGCCATTTTTCGCTCCGGATCCGTTCGGGGAAAGAGTTCGACATGGAGAGTTTCAAAGAAGGGATCGACTACGCCCATGCGCGGGGCAAAAAAGTCTATGTCACGATTAACGGTTTTCCGTTCAATTCGCAGCTGAAGCTCCTCAAAGAACACATTTCCCAGATGGCGTCACTGGAACCCGATGCGTTCATCGTCGCGACGCCGGGGGTCCTCAAACTCGCCCACCAGATCGCTCCGCACATTCCGCTGCACCTCTCGACGCAGGCAAACGTCATGAACGTGCTGGATGCGCAGGTCTATTACGACATGGGCGCGCGGCGCATCATCGCGGCGCGCGAGATTTCGCTCAAAGACCTCCAGCAGATCAAAGCCGAACTCCCCGACCTCGAAATCGAAGTTTTCGTCCACGGATCGATGTGTTTTGCCTACAGCGGGCGCTGCCTCATCTCGACGCTCCAGAGCGGGCGTGTTCCCAACCGCGGAAGCTGCGCTAACGATTGCCGTTTCCCCTACGAAATGTACGCCGCCAATCCCGAAACGGGGACGCTTTTCAAGCTTGTCGAGGACGAAGGGGTCGGAACCTACATCATGAATTCCAAAGACCTCAATCTTGCCAGCCATATCAAGGAGATTCTGGATGCGGGGTGTGTCGATTCACTCAAAATCGAAGGACGCACCAAAGCCCCCTATTACGCCGCGATCACCGCAAAAGTCTATCGTCGTGCGATTGACGATTATTATGCCGGGCAATTCGACGGCGAGACGTACCAGCGCGAACTGAACACGATGCAAAACCGCGGTTTCACCGACGCCTACCTCATCAACCGCCCGTTCGAGAAACACGACACCCAGAATCTCGATTTCACGATGATGATGGGGACCCACCAGGTGAGCGGCCTCGTCGATGAGAGCGGAGAGTTTTTCGAATGCAAATACAAAACCTTCCCAGGCGATGCGATGGAGCTGGTCTTCCCCGAAGGATCACCCGTCGAAGCGGTCGAGAACGACATCGGACGCATCTGGGAGGAGGAAGGGGGATGGAAAATCTCCTTCAAACAACTCCTGGCCGAAAGCGGCAAGGTGTGGGACCAGGTCCACAGCGGCAACCTCAACCGTTTCGTCCTGCCGGCCAAATTGCCGCCGTTTACGTTTTTCCGTATTCCAGCTACCGAAGAAATGGGGGTGATAACCAAATGTTGA
- the purE gene encoding 5-(carboxyamino)imidazole ribonucleotide mutase — protein MKFVSIIMGSKSDFDVMKSCSETLEAFGVQYELIISSAHRSPERTKDYIAKAEAKGAQVFIAAAGMAAHLAGVLASKTIKPVIGVPMSASALSGIDALLSTVQMPAGMPVATVAIGKAGAINSAYLAMQIMALENEELRMKLQEDRISKAKKVEMDSLEIETIL, from the coding sequence ATGAAATTTGTATCAATCATCATGGGGAGCAAAAGCGATTTCGACGTTATGAAATCGTGCTCGGAAACACTCGAAGCGTTCGGCGTACAGTACGAACTGATCATCTCCTCGGCTCACCGAAGCCCGGAACGTACGAAAGACTATATCGCGAAAGCCGAAGCCAAAGGGGCGCAGGTTTTCATCGCTGCAGCCGGCATGGCGGCACATCTGGCGGGCGTTCTGGCTTCCAAAACGATCAAGCCGGTCATCGGGGTACCGATGAGCGCATCGGCACTGAGCGGTATCGACGCCCTCCTCTCCACGGTTCAGATGCCTGCGGGTATGCCGGTCGCGACCGTCGCCATCGGAAAAGCGGGAGCCATCAACTCGGCCTATCTCGCGATGCAGATCATGGCCCTCGAAAACGAAGAACTTCGTATGAAGCTTCAGGAAGACCGCATCTCCAAAGCGAAAAAAGTGGAGATGGATTCACTCGAAATCGAGACCATTCTATAA
- the glnA gene encoding type I glutamate--ammonia ligase — MGKFVNSVDEFFSFCKENDVQFVDFRFTDMKGTWHHVTYRMSAVNAGHFENGLPFDGSSIEAWQPINRSDMILKPDAPTAFMDPFTADPTIIVFCDVYDIYKGQMYEKCPRSIAKKALEHLANAGVGDVAYFGPENEFFVFDDVKIRDEANCSYYEVDTEEGVWNDGKSFKDGYNTGHRPRTKGGYFPVAPIDTMVDLRAEMMLVLEQVGLEVVLGHHEVAQGQGEIGIVFGTLVEAADNVQKLKYVIKMVAHLNGKTVTFMPKPLYGDNGNGMHVHQSIWKNGKNLFYGEGGYGNLSETALHYIGGIFHHARAVAAFTNPSTNSYKRLIPGFEAPSILTYSSQNRSASCRVPYGAGEKAVRVEMRFPDSTACPYLAFTAMLLAGLDGIKNKMVPVGPMDEDLFELSLDEIREKGIPQMPHTLRGSLEALIRDNEFLKPVMTDLFIDTYQHYKFETQVWPYEARPTAFEFKTTYSC; from the coding sequence ATGGGTAAATTCGTAAACAGCGTAGACGAGTTTTTCAGTTTTTGTAAAGAAAACGACGTTCAGTTCGTCGATTTCCGCTTCACCGACATGAAAGGGACATGGCACCACGTAACGTACCGCATGAGCGCGGTCAACGCGGGTCATTTTGAAAACGGTCTCCCTTTCGACGGTTCGTCCATCGAAGCATGGCAGCCGATCAACCGTTCGGACATGATTCTTAAACCGGATGCGCCGACGGCGTTCATGGATCCGTTTACGGCCGATCCTACCATTATCGTTTTCTGTGACGTTTACGATATCTACAAAGGCCAGATGTACGAAAAATGCCCACGTTCTATCGCGAAAAAAGCTCTTGAGCACCTTGCCAACGCAGGTGTCGGTGATGTCGCGTATTTCGGTCCTGAAAATGAATTCTTCGTCTTCGACGACGTCAAAATCCGTGACGAAGCGAACTGCTCGTACTACGAAGTCGACACCGAAGAGGGTGTATGGAACGACGGTAAATCGTTCAAAGACGGTTACAACACAGGCCACCGCCCACGCACCAAAGGGGGATATTTCCCGGTCGCTCCGATCGATACGATGGTAGACCTCCGCGCCGAGATGATGCTTGTGCTTGAGCAGGTCGGACTTGAAGTCGTTCTCGGACACCACGAAGTTGCACAGGGACAGGGCGAGATCGGTATCGTTTTCGGTACGCTCGTCGAAGCGGCGGACAACGTCCAGAAACTCAAATACGTCATCAAAATGGTTGCCCACCTCAACGGCAAAACCGTTACGTTCATGCCAAAACCGCTCTACGGAGACAACGGTAACGGTATGCACGTTCACCAGTCGATCTGGAAAAACGGCAAAAACCTTTTCTACGGAGAAGGCGGATACGGCAACCTGAGCGAAACGGCGCTCCACTACATCGGCGGTATCTTCCACCACGCGCGTGCGGTTGCGGCGTTTACAAACCCTTCAACCAACTCGTACAAACGTCTGATCCCCGGATTCGAAGCTCCTTCGATCCTCACCTATTCGAGCCAGAACCGTTCGGCTTCTTGCCGCGTCCCTTACGGTGCGGGTGAAAAAGCGGTTCGCGTCGAAATGCGCTTCCCGGATTCAACCGCGTGTCCGTACCTTGCGTTTACCGCGATGCTCCTTGCAGGACTTGACGGTATCAAAAACAAAATGGTGCCGGTAGGACCGATGGACGAAGACCTTTTCGAACTCAGCCTCGACGAAATCCGTGAAAAAGGGATCCCGCAAATGCCGCACACGCTTCGCGGTTCACTCGAAGCGCTGATTCGCGACAACGAGTTCCTCAAGCCTGTTATGACCGATTTGTTTATCGATACGTATCAGCACTACAAATTCGAAACGCAGGTATGGCCTTACGAAGCCCGTCCTACGGCGTTCGAGTTCAAAACTACCTACTCTTGCTAA
- a CDS encoding prepilin-type N-terminal cleavage/methylation domain-containing protein, which translates to MKRSGFTMIELIFVIVILGILAAVAIPRLAATRDDATQSALLANARTCISDVASVAQATGTVPTDLSTIESCAAANDLAAGTASIAGNTLTITGTIDASVNGAHVVGGQQVTR; encoded by the coding sequence ATGAAACGTTCTGGTTTTACTATGATCGAGTTGATCTTCGTGATCGTTATTCTGGGTATTTTGGCGGCGGTTGCGATTCCCCGTCTGGCGGCAACGCGTGATGACGCGACACAGTCGGCGTTGCTGGCAAACGCACGGACATGTATCAGTGACGTCGCATCCGTGGCTCAGGCAACCGGAACCGTACCGACTGATCTTTCGACAATCGAATCGTGTGCCGCTGCGAATGATTTGGCAGCCGGCACAGCGTCGATTGCCGGAAATACACTGACGATTACCGGTACTATCGACGCTAGCGTCAACGGTGCTCACGTTGTCGGCGGACAGCAAGTTACTCGCTAA
- a CDS encoding prepilin-type N-terminal cleavage/methylation domain-containing protein, with protein sequence MKNRNAFTMIELVFVIVVLGILAAIAIPRLGATRDDAHVSKGRSDVAAIRAGIISERQGRLLTGDTTFIASLDAAAENTEGVTLFNNNGILTYGIVSANTPGHWMKTGANTYTYQAAGGTATFTYTRANGTFSCDRASALCQSLTD encoded by the coding sequence ATGAAAAATAGAAATGCGTTTACGATGATCGAACTGGTTTTTGTGATCGTTGTGCTGGGAATCCTCGCGGCCATCGCCATACCCAGGCTCGGGGCGACCCGGGATGACGCCCACGTCTCCAAAGGGCGTAGCGACGTCGCCGCGATACGTGCCGGGATCATCAGCGAACGGCAGGGACGTTTACTGACGGGGGACACCACTTTTATCGCATCGCTTGACGCCGCGGCCGAAAACACCGAAGGGGTGACGCTGTTTAACAACAACGGCATACTGACGTACGGGATCGTATCGGCGAACACCCCCGGCCACTGGATGAAAACGGGGGCGAATACCTACACGTATCAGGCGGCCGGAGGGACGGCGACGTTTACCTATACCCGTGCGAACGGTACGTTCTCGTGCGATCGCGCTTCCGCGCTGTGCCAGAGTCTGACCGATTGA
- a CDS encoding chemotaxis protein → MTQEELDALMNGDMDLDETFEESETPQPDAEESEEAPSDEPDPHSYRVSALHSWPPPPPTDDNKMVHQLDDVTKESEQKATEIFDLIEGISNDLADGEKQIKKVGGILQGNIDLFETLSQKFPHVDAFKTQLEKNREAQSEADAILDMLQNGGDTIMNVMDIMQYQDIHRQKIERVINVMRALSTYMNHLFAGKIDDSKRVTSAVHLPGDTTTDDVVSSDDIEALLASFGKK, encoded by the coding sequence ATGACGCAAGAAGAACTGGACGCATTAATGAACGGCGACATGGACTTGGACGAAACGTTCGAAGAGAGCGAAACGCCCCAGCCCGATGCCGAAGAGAGCGAAGAAGCGCCCTCCGACGAACCCGATCCGCACAGCTACCGCGTATCCGCCCTTCACAGCTGGCCGCCTCCACCGCCGACGGACGACAACAAAATGGTCCATCAGCTCGACGACGTGACCAAAGAGAGCGAGCAGAAAGCGACCGAAATCTTCGATTTGATCGAAGGGATCAGCAACGATCTCGCCGACGGCGAAAAACAGATCAAGAAAGTGGGCGGCATATTACAGGGTAACATCGACCTTTTCGAAACCCTCAGCCAGAAATTCCCCCACGTCGACGCGTTCAAAACGCAGCTGGAGAAAAACCGTGAAGCGCAGAGTGAAGCCGACGCGATCCTCGATATGCTCCAAAACGGCGGGGACACGATCATGAACGTGATGGACATCATGCAATACCAGGATATCCACCGCCAGAAAATCGAACGGGTCATCAACGTCATGCGCGCCCTTTCCACCTACATGAATCACCTTTTCGCCGGTAAAATCGACGATTCCAAACGGGTTACTTCCGCCGTTCACCTCCCCGGCGACACAACGACCGACGACGTCGTCAGCAGCGACGATATTGAAGCCCTGCTCGCCTCTTTCGGGAAAAAATAG